A genome region from Hevea brasiliensis isolate MT/VB/25A 57/8 chromosome 9, ASM3005281v1, whole genome shotgun sequence includes the following:
- the LOC131182887 gene encoding uncharacterized protein LOC131182887 → MAQRSIPLSCILDDNGLIGPKFSDWLRNFRIVLNLEHIGYVLDSKIPSPLPPEATKEEHDTLRKWHEDDMQAMYYMLASMTNQLQKQHEKMQTSSEILSHLQELFGENSRLARYEISKQLFRMKMHEGQDVREHVYTMIQLIEQLEALDFSMDFSLQTDLILQSYW, encoded by the coding sequence ATGGCACAAAGGTCCATCCCGTTATCATGCATACTAGATGACAATGGGCTCATTGGACCTAagttctctgattggctaaggaaTTTTAGAATTGTTCTCAATCTTGAGCATATAGGATACGTTCTTGATTCTAAGATTCCTAGTCCATTACCACCTGAGGCCACAAAAGAAGAACATGACACTTTGAGAAAGTGGCATGAAGATGACATGCAAGCCATGTACTATATGCTTGCTTCAATGACTAatcagttacagaagcagcatgagaagatGCAAACTTCTTCTGAAATACTGAGTCACCTTCAAGAGTTGTTTGGTGAAAACAGTAGGttggctagatatgagatatctaagcaacTGTTCAGAATGAAGATGCATGAAGGCCAGGATGTGAGAGAACATGTCTATACCATGATCCaacttatagagcagctggaggCATTAGATTTTTCCATGGACTTTTCTctccagacggatttgatcctacaATCCTAttggtag